Below is a window of Thermodesulfobacteriota bacterium DNA.
GGACGGGCGTCCTGCTGCTGCGCGCGGGAACCGTCCTGGAAGGCGCGGCGCTGTCCGCGCTGACCCGCCACCTGGAGCTCGATCCGACGGGCACGGGGGTCTTCGTCTTCAGGAAGAAGGGAGCCAGATGATCGAGTACGACGAAACCGATCGGCGGCTCGTCCTGAAGGTCGTATACTACGGCCCCGCCCTCTCGGGGAAGACGACGAACCTGATGCGCCTCCACGACCTGCTGCCGAAGGACGGCAGGGGGAACCTCATGGTCCTCGACACGAAGAACGACC
It encodes the following:
- a CDS encoding GTPase, giving the protein MIEYDETDRRLVLKVVYYGPALSGKTTNLMRLHDLLPKDGRGNLMVLDTKNDRTIFFDLLPFHLVAPSGLRIKLKVFTVPGQVQHDQTRKAVLQRADG